In the genome of Calonectris borealis chromosome 14, bCalBor7.hap1.2, whole genome shotgun sequence, the window GAGGCCGGCCACAACTCACTTCACCGCTGCACCGGCTGGTTTTTCCCTCCGCAGCGTGGTGGTGGAAAcatcagatcttttttttctcctttgccgCTCCACAAGTtgaggcagcagctcctcctcgcTGCAGCTTGGGGCTGGGACAAAAACAAGTGAGAAATCagttattagggaaaaaaatacattcacagCTCGGAAAACTAGAGGGCACCAGTGCTCTGGTTTGCGTTTCCCTGCGCTCAGCTCCATTACGGATGTGGAAGGTCAATTAGCTCGTAATTAAGCCCAATTTAGACAGACAGGTGGGGAAAGCGGCAGAGCTTTCCCGATCCTTGCAGCAGGCTGGGGCGGCCGGGGCttgcagggctgccccagccgggaggagcaggaggaggaggccggGCTGAAGGGGATCTCTGCACAAGGAGCTCCCAACGGATGCGGAAGATGCACATCCGGGGAAATTAAGCCGTTATTTCCCCTGTTTTTTGCACCTCTCCAGCAAAGGGAGCAGGAGGCCATGGGTTGGGGCACGGCTGTTTGCACAGCCTTCGGCCAGGGGACCAAAATTCAGCCTCTTCCCACACCGCCAGCAGCCCTGTGGGGGACTGGGAGGTTTGGGAACACCGGAGGGATGTCCCAAAAAATTCGTGACTGGCCCATGCCGaccgaggagagaggctgggacaCAAAGTACAGAATTACAAGAGCAAATATTCATGCACATGAGGAGTCCCAGCCAAATCGGGGCACCCCGAATGTGGCTTCACGCAGGGTTCTTACACCCTTCAATTGTTTAGGTACAAGACGACTTGACTGATCACTAGCACCCACGCTACCAATTACTAATCACtgtaaaactttgcaaagcaactctggttttgcagcattcttgctgcttgtctATTGATCCAGATGTCCCTGCCATCAGTCTTGCTGGAGTTACTGATCTATGACGCCAGACAACgctgggagggtttcaaagacGTGTCGGAAGGGCTAGGACGCTGGCGTTATCTTGGTTGACCCGGGGTATCCTTTATGCTTCATGGACAGCTTGAAGCTTCTGAGAAGCAAAGTCCTTCTTTCCAGGGCCGGGCTGTccttcagtttgttttatttaagcaTGAACAATCCCAGAGTTGCCAGTAAAATTTTATTACCTCCTTATATTACAGTCTATAATGTGAATTAAGACAtattaacaaagttaatacactgTCACACGTAAAAACTGGCTGGTATAATAGTTAGGGAAGGGATTTTTTGTTAGGGCGATGGTGCCCTGGGGACCACAGGGAGCCAGCATGGGGCTTTTCACAGGTCCCAAACAACGTCCCCAACAAGTGGCACCTTCCGGCCTCACCCCACATTTGTGGGGGACGGAGTCGGAGCCGGGCTTGGGTGCCTCCGCAAGAGTGGGGTTTGTTCCTGGCTGCTTGGACCCTATGAAGGGCTGCCTTAGAGGTGGCAGAGCCAGAGGGGACGAGCTCTGGGCCAGCCGCAGCCTGTCCTGGTCCTGCCCCCCCACCAGCAGGATTTCAGGGATTTCACAGGCAGACACATGCCCAAGCCCTTCGCACGACATCCTGCCTCCTCCCCGTGCCAGCAATGTGCTTGGCCCTGCCTTGACGAGGTTTCCGGGAAGAACCCCTCCTCCAAAAAATTAGGGGAGTGGCGATCCGCGCCGTGCCAAAGGGACGATGATCCCGGCCAGGGCTTCTTCTGCCAAAAGCCTTTCGCCTCGATGGAGCTAGAAACTTTAGGGGCCGTGAAGTTGTATCCCATCAGCCTCGACCGCTTGCAGACACCGAAAAATCCAAACTGCCGGCAGCGGGGAGCTGGGGTTTGGGGCTGAAAgcaggggggggaagggggttcCCAGTGCCGTGCGGCGGGGACCTTATTTAGGGTTTCTTCACCAAGCAACCCAAAACACTCACAGTTGACCCCAGTCGGCCATCCCAGGAGGGGTCAAAGAAGGGGACAAAGAAAGGGACAAGGAAAGAAGGGGGCAAAGAAAAAGAGGGTAAACAAGGGGGCAAAGaagggaacaaagaaaaaagggggcaaagaagggaacaaagaaaaaagaaggcaaagaagggaacaaagaaaaaagaaggcaaagaaggGGACAAAGAAAAAGGGAGCAAAGAAAGGGGTAAAGAAGGGGGCAAAGAAGGGGACAAGGAAAGAGGGGAacaaagaaagaagggggaaagaaggggtgtcgtggtttaaccccggctggcaaccaagccccacccagccgcttgctcactccctcctggtgggatgggggagagaaccagaagggaaaaagtgagaaaactcgtgggttgagataaagacagttcaataggtaattcgtgggtttagataaagacagtttaacaggaaaagcaaaagccgcacacgcaagcaaagcaaaccaaggaatccattcactccttcccaccggcaggccggtgttcagccatctccaagaaagctgggctccatcacgccaatggtgacttgggaagacaaatgccgtcactctgaacgtctccccttcctccccagctctatatgctgagcatgtcgtcctatggtatggaatacccttcggtcagttgggtccccggctgtgtcccctcccaactccctgtgccgccccagcctgctcgctggtggggtgggtgaggagcagaaaaggccttgaccctgtgtcagcactgctcagcaggaacgaaaacgtccccgtgttatcaacactgattccagcacaaatccaaaacagccccatactagctactgtgaagaaaattaactctacgccagcccaaaccagcacattctgacagctaaaacatcagtgtgttaccaacgtCATTCTCAtcccgaacccaaaacacagccccatacagctactaggaagaaaattaactccaccccagcccaAACCGGCGCAGCGGCCAGCGCGGGATGCCCCCGCCGCgcagggggaggccggggggcTTCTCCTCGCCGGGCAGGGGTgcccgggcggggcggccccgtcCCGCCCCCTCCTCGGTCCCGGGGAAACGAAACCGCCGCCGgacgccgcctccccccgcccgcccccccgcccgccgcagccccgagCCCGCCGGGATGGAGCGGTCGCGGTCGCCGGCGCCGGCGCTGCCGCCCTACGAGCCGCTGGCGGAGGAGCTGGGCATGGAGGGGCTGCCGCAGAGCACCGTCGTGTCTGtggagccggcgccgccgccccctccccgcgacCACCTGGCCTGGTCCCTCTGCATGACGCTGTACGCCAACGTCTGCTGCCTGGGCTTCCTGGCGCTCGTCTTCTCCGTGAaggtgggggggtcccacggccgggccggggggcggggggagcccggccgcCGCCTGCGCGGTGGGGTGGGGGCGGCCCCGGGGACGCCACTGAGCCCCCAACCCCAGGGAGGCCCATGGACCCCACAGAGCCCCAAAGTCCGGGAGCCCTGTGGACCCCACAGAGCCCCCAAGCCCAGGGAGCCCTGTGTCCTCCATAGAGCCCCCGACTCCAGGGAGGGCCATGGACCCCATAGAGCCCCCAAAGTCAGGGAGGCCTGTGGACCCCACAgtgcccccaccccagggtgccccatggACCCCATAGAGCCCCCATGGAGCCCATAGAGCCCCCATggagcccccagagcccccaggccCAGGGAGCGCTGTGGACCCCACAGAGCCCCATGGAGCCTACAGAGCCCCCAAGCCCAGGGAGACCTGTGGACCCCATAGAGCGCCCAACCCCAGGGAGAGCCATGGACCCCACAGAGCCCCAACCCTGGGGTGCCCAAagcaccccacagagcccccaaGCCAGGAGCCCCATGGACCCCATAGAGCCCCCAAgccccagggtgccccatggACCCCACAGAGCCCCTGCTCCATGGGCCCCTGGCCCCACAGAGCCCTGGCCCTGGCTGGACGCTCTGGAGGAGGCAGGGGTTCGGGGCAGTGGGGCAGTTGGCACCCTGGGGTACTCTTGGTGTTACGGGGGGAGCTCAGCCCAGCGCGGCAGCTCAGGCTTGCACGGCCCCTCCAGCACCTCTCCTACCTGGCTGCAGCCTGGAGCCTGCCGGGCTCCTCCACtggcccccccaaccccactgactctctcctccgcctccccccAGTCCAGGGACCGCAAAGTCCTTGGCGACTACAGCGGGGCACTCAGCTACGGCTCTACCGCCAAGTACCTGAATATCACCGCCCTGCTGCTCAACGTCTTCCTCATCATCCTCGTCATCGCCCTGATCGCTAGCGGCACCATCGCCGTGGTGAGCCTCTTCAACCACGAGCAGGAGTATCACCCCTTCCTCGGCCCCACTTAGCCCTTCCCTTGCTCCGCGGGCAGAGCATCCCCCTCTACATCTGCTAGGAGCCCGCATCACCCCTCGGAGCTGGGGGGGGATGTCCCCCATGCGGCCCCCCGGAGCCCGCTGGGGTCTTGTCCTGCTTTCCTCACTGCTCAAAGCCGCGACGGAGCCCTCTCTGATGGCCGCCCTCATTGGCCTCCCTGGAAGTGCCTGGAGACACCTCTCCTCTGGCAGGAGCCGAGCATCCAAAAACTAGCAAAGGGAAAGAGTGTGCTTTTCTGCTTGCCGCTTCGCTCTGATTTTGTAGTGCCTCTAAGTGCCCCAAGTGCCTCTAAGAAGAATCCTAAGGAGAAGCGCCTCGTTCGGAGAAAACCTGGTTCGAATAAAGGTTTCTTTCACTTTTGCCCCTGGCTCAGTTTCATTTTGGCAGGGGGTGGTTTGGGGTCCACCCACCCCAGCTTGGCCGGCTGAGAAACGGCGTCCGCCCTTGGGACGCGCCCGGAGAGGGAAATTGTCCCTTGGCACGGAGCATCACGGAGGTGATGCTCGAGGATGCGCCAGGCTCGGTGAACCCGGGTACTCGTGGGGAAGAGGCATCCATACGGGATGCAAAGTGCTTGTAAGGCTCACCCCAAGGATGCAGGTAGCACCTCATCTTTGCCGAGGTGTCACCAGGAGCACCCCCATCCTCACCGACCCTCAGGAGCAAGCGGAGCTGAGAGCAAGCTTGATTTTTGGGTGGGGGGGCTGTGCAAAGGCTTGAGCAAGACGAGCTCGAACATGACTCTCTGCAGCCATGCGCGGGGCAGTGGGGGCGGGAGAGGCTTccagagggaaggggaagctgtGGGTGGTGTGGCTCCATCCCAAATTGCCTTGCTGCGGCAGCGAGCCGTGCAACTCAGCCCTGAGAGATGGGGCGGCGCTGGGACCGCCGGGTGATGGGGACGCCAGCCAGGCAGGGCTGATCTCGGGGTGAAGCAAGATGTgacccccctctcctctcctccaaaGCCTTTTCAGCATCAGGCCAACCATCCCCACCGCCTCAGTGCACGGGTTGGCTGGGAAGCCGGCAGTAATCCTCGCGCCTCCGGGGCTGCCAGCACGTGGCACTGGGCTGCCCGGCTTCGGCGGTGTCCGAAGTGACCCAGGCAGGACCCCGTGAAAAATCCTGGCTGAAGGCCATCTGGCAGAGCTTCAAGTATGCGGTTGGCCcggcttcccctctccccagcttgCTGGAAGCCTTTGCGCTCCTTGCCCTCGGCAGGCTCGGGTCCTCGGGGCTGGGGCCCCATGAGgatgggaaaaaaagccttttttttttccctctctccaagAACATTAGGCTCCTGCCAAGAAGCTGCGCTCATGAGTAAGATGTCAGAAATCCTGCCCGCAAAACACAATGGTTATTTGTTGCAGGATCCCTGGCACCAACCTCCTGGTGAATCATTTATTCCTCCACTTCTTCCCATAAGAGCAAACAAGCACGTGCTCCCGGTTGCAAACAGGGCTGCTCACTGCCTGCCCGGCTCGCAGGCCACTGACATGCCCGCCAGCGGGATACCGGATCAAACATCCCCATCCAGCTGTGGGGGTCaagaagttttttaaaaggaCAGCAAACCCCTGCTCGAAAACATCGTCCTGACCTTTCAGGCTCTTGGCTGCTTCGTTACAGCGCTGGCAACAGCCGCGTCCCATTATACGAGGGGTTGGCGGCGCGCCGGCGGGGTGTGCTGTGTCGCACCCGCTCCTGCACGCTCCTTCCTCTTCCCGTTTTCTCCCCgaccccagcaggagcaggatcCAGCCTTGTTCTGCCCAAATCCCTTGCGGCACGTTGCTGCCTTGGGGGATTTTGATGCCCATCTGGGTTGGCACAGGGGTATGGGCTCACCGTGCACCCCCAGGAactctccccccctcctcaaTCAGCCAACACATGCAAAAAATCCTGGGGCACGTCCCTTAGGGATGCTCTGCAGCCGAAAACCCACCAGGGCGGTCCCAGTCCGATATGCCTGACGGGAGCAGGATGGGGTTGAAGAGGGTGCAGCAGCCCCTCACCCTCTGCac includes:
- the LOC142088385 gene encoding dispanin subfamily A member 2b-like; amino-acid sequence: MERSRSPAPALPPYEPLAEELGMEGLPQSTVVSVEPAPPPPPRDHLAWSLCMTLYANVCCLGFLALVFSVKSRDRKVLGDYSGALSYGSTAKYLNITALLLNVFLIILVIALIASGTIAVVSLFNHEQEYHPFLGPT